One Methylobacterium sp. AMS5 genomic region harbors:
- a CDS encoding peptidylprolyl isomerase, which yields MPISFSLRRASALALMLTLPGAALAQAPAGQKTPSAPAPVSAAVPPETVVARVNGQAITAADLAIAAEDPALSLPGVDEGAKQNLLVDYMVDLKVGAQAAEAAKVGDAPEFKRKLAYFRDKLLLDDYLEREAKKAVTPEAAKALYEQTVKSMKPEEEVRARHILVESEDEAKKIAARVKGGEDFAKIAGEVSKDPGSKTEGGDLGWFSQERMVKPFADAAFKMTPGQVSDPVKTQFGWHVLRVEEKRTKPVPTFDEMKEQIDQYLTRKAQQDTIVKLREAAKVERAGSGSAPAGGETKKP from the coding sequence ATGCCGATTTCGTTCTCCCTCCGGCGCGCGAGCGCCCTCGCGCTGATGCTCACCCTGCCGGGCGCCGCCCTTGCTCAGGCGCCTGCGGGCCAGAAGACGCCCAGCGCGCCCGCTCCCGTCTCGGCGGCGGTTCCGCCGGAGACGGTGGTGGCGCGGGTCAACGGTCAGGCGATCACCGCCGCGGACCTCGCGATCGCCGCCGAGGATCCGGCACTGTCGCTGCCGGGCGTCGACGAGGGGGCCAAGCAGAACCTGCTCGTCGATTACATGGTCGATCTCAAGGTCGGCGCGCAGGCCGCCGAAGCTGCCAAGGTCGGCGACGCGCCCGAGTTCAAGCGTAAGCTCGCCTATTTCCGCGATAAGCTCCTGCTCGACGACTACCTCGAGCGCGAGGCCAAGAAGGCCGTGACGCCCGAGGCCGCCAAGGCGCTCTACGAACAGACCGTGAAATCGATGAAGCCCGAGGAGGAGGTGCGGGCCCGTCACATCCTCGTCGAGAGCGAGGACGAGGCCAAGAAGATCGCCGCACGCGTCAAGGGCGGCGAGGATTTCGCCAAGATCGCGGGCGAGGTCTCGAAGGACCCCGGCTCCAAGACCGAGGGCGGCGATCTCGGCTGGTTCAGCCAGGAGCGGATGGTGAAGCCCTTCGCCGACGCCGCCTTCAAGATGACGCCGGGGCAGGTCTCCGATCCGGTGAAGACCCAGTTCGGCTGGCACGTGCTGCGCGTGGAGGAGAAGCGGACGAAGCCCGTGCCGACCTTCGACGAGATGAAGGAGCAGATCGACCAGTACCTCACCCGCAAGGCGCAGCA